The genomic segment GAGTCAGTCTTGCCGTGGGGGATGGCGATACCGTTTTGAAGGCCGGTCGACATTTTCCGCTCTCGCTCAAGGACGGTCTTCAGAGCCGCCTTTCGGTCCTTGACGCGGCCGGCGCGCACAAGAACGTCAATCAGCTCTTCGATAATTCCTTCTTTTGTGGTCGCTTTGAGCGCCAACACGATGGTGTCTTTGGACAATACCCGTTTCGGGTTCATGTCGAGTCCTTTTGAAGGCGCTCATCTTTACGGTACACCTTTCACGGGGTCAATCCGCAAAGAATCGGCTTTCTTCTCGGAGACCCTGGCATGGCAAGGAGAACGTCTCGCGTGGCCTTCGCGGCGTCACGCGCAAAAAAATCGCGATGGTCGGGGCCGTAGGGATGCGGGAGTGGAGAGAATCTCGCGCTGGCGGCTTTATTCGCCATCATCCTCAAGGGGTCGCTCAAACCACACGAGGCGGTTCCGGAAGTCGAAGGTGACCTTGTATTTAGACAGAATCCCTCGGCCGATCCGCGGATATTCGATTTCCCCGAGTCCTGCGTCGAGAGAGGGCGTGACCTCTACGTTGGACAGAACAAGATCGCCGATTGAAAGTCGGCGTATTATTGGGTCTTTAGGCTCGCTCATGGTCACCTGAAAATCTCCGCCCGTGTCCAGAATGAATGTGACCGGCTCACCCGCGATGGTGCCCTCCACCCCAAGGGCGCCGCGAACCTCGAGCAGTTTGACCTTTTCGATTAATCGGTCCTCCGGCGCCCCTGGGAAGGGCATTCCGCTGGCGAAAACGGCGAGCCGCCCGGGAAAATCCAACGTTGTGAAGCTGAAAGCGCGCATGAATGGCACGCCGAGCACGAGGTCTGGGGTGGGGGACTGGATCCACCTCGCTAGCGGACCGATCGACCCATGCGCCGCCCGGATGAAAAGAATGCTATTGTCCACCTGGACCGATCCAAGAGTGAGGCGTGGCAACAAAGCGGCATAGCCGCTGATTTCGTCGTAAACATGCGCAGGATTGGCCTCATACGGCGCTGAACCCGCCAGGGGTGTCATCGCGAACTGGGCGGCGCGTTTCAAGGAGATCCAATTTTCCCTCGCGGCGGTGTCGAGAAGGGCAACAGCACGGATGTCGCCTCTCGCGCCGACGGCGATAAGGGGCACGCGAGATGATTTATCGCCTGCAAATGAGAGAACCGCCACCTGTTCCGGCCGAACGCGGTGAGCGCCTGCGAACAGGGGTCCCCGTTCCGTGGTGTAGACCGTCAGGCCAAAGGCCTGTGGGGGGCGCGCTTTTTTGAAAAGGGCGCGTATTTGTTCGGGACTTAACGGTCCGGTCGGCTCCTCTTTCGGAAGAGGAGTTACACAGCCGTTGCACATGAGAACTGCAAACAAGGCGAGAATTCGGCGCATGTGGCGAGAGTACTCTTGGGAAGCGCTAAAAAACAAGCCTGCCGCCCGGATCATCGCGGGGGATTAGCGGATGGTCCTCATCGACAGTTGACTTTTGGACGGTAGTCACTAACCTACACACTACGGATGCCAACGTAGCTCAGCTGGCAGAGCAGCGCATTCGTAATGCGCAGGTCGTCGGTTCGAATCCGTCCGTTGGCTCCACGTTTTTTTATATGGGTAAAACATCAACATCTGCGGGTGCGAAAACCACCCGCGTTCCTCATCGAATCTTCAATTTGTACGAGGTCGCCGATTACCTTCACCTCTCGCGAGCGGATGTCGAAAGGCTCGTGCGGGATAATGAAATCCCGTACCAAAAACGCGGCGAAAAGCTCGTGTTCATTCGCAGCGAGATTGACGAGTGGGCGTCGAAACGGATCATCGGCTCGAAAAAGGGGGAGATCGACGAGGAACGATACACTCCACGTCCCAAGCCGCACAACCTCGACCGCCAGCATGCGATCATTCCCGAATTGCTAAAGGTCGAATATATCAACCCTGCGCTAAAGTCGAAGACCAAGGCCGCCGTCATCAACGATATGGTTGCGCTGGCGGACAAGACAGGTCTTCTGCTCCAGAAGGCGGACCTGCTGAAGAGCCTCAAGGAACGTGAACAGATGTGTTCGACGGCGCTCGCGGGGGGAATCGCCCTGCTCCACCCGCGGACGCACCAGCCTTACATGTTTGAGGATTCTTTCCTCGTTTTTGGGCGAACCGTCCAGCCCGTGCCCTACGGCGCGCCGGACGGCATGATGACGGACCTCTTTTTTCTGGTCTGCTGTCAGGAGGACAAGATTCACTTGCATGTCCTCGCCCGACTTTGCGTGCTGTGTTACCAAACCACCCTTCTGATCGATCTCCGCGAGGCGGAAACGGCCGAGGAAATGTATAACCTGCTGATCAGCGCCGAGCAGGAGATCATCAAGGATATGTAGAGGATCCAGTGCTCGACCGCCGCACCGCCAGGCGGTTGAAGTTCGCGAGGATCAACCTCAAACACGCTGCCGGCGGTATCATGGGCATCGCCATGCGGGAAAGCTCGCGCCGAGCCCACTTGCCGGAAATGCGTGGCGGGAGTACCGTTCCCGCTCATGCGTTCGATCACGACAAAGGTGGGTGACCGCGGCACCACATTCCTTTTTTCCGGAGAAGAGGTGCCCAAAGATTCGCCCCGTACCATGGCCTATGGCGACCTCGATGAATTGGTCAGCGCCCTCGGCCTCGCGCGATGTCATGTCGAGTCGGAAGAAATCAAAAACGACATTCTGTTGATTCAACGCGATCTCTTCACGGTGGGCGCCGAATTGGCGACCGCGGTCGACCACGTCAATCTTCTGAAACAGCGGATTGGCGAGGCGGAACTTAGCGAGTTTGAGTCGCGCAGGTCTTCTCTCGAGGCGCGTATCCGGATGCCCGACGGATTCATCATCCCAGGTGGCAGCGGTTCGCGCGGCGCGGCCTTCCTCGATTTTGCCCGAGCCATCGCCCGCAGACTTGAGCGGCGGGCCGTTCGTTTGCAACGGGCGGGGCTGATCGACAACCGCCATCTGCTCATCTGGCTGAACCGGCTATCGGACTACCTGTGGCTGCTCGCGCGGCTGGAGGAAGGAG from the Kiritimatiellia bacterium genome contains:
- a CDS encoding PTS sugar transporter subunit IIA, whose protein sequence is MNPKRVLSKDTIVLALKATTKEGIIEELIDVLVRAGRVKDRKAALKTVLERERKMSTGLQNGIAIPHGKTDS
- a CDS encoding cob(I)yrinic acid a,c-diamide adenosyltransferase — protein: MRSITTKVGDRGTTFLFSGEEVPKDSPRTMAYGDLDELVSALGLARCHVESEEIKNDILLIQRDLFTVGAELATAVDHVNLLKQRIGEAELSEFESRRSSLEARIRMPDGFIIPGGSGSRGAAFLDFARAIARRLERRAVRLQRAGLIDNRHLLIWLNRLSDYLWLLARLEEGESLSLRELRKRKDLQGT
- a CDS encoding PTS sugar transporter subunit IIA; its protein translation is MGKTSTSAGAKTTRVPHRIFNLYEVADYLHLSRADVERLVRDNEIPYQKRGEKLVFIRSEIDEWASKRIIGSKKGEIDEERYTPRPKPHNLDRQHAIIPELLKVEYINPALKSKTKAAVINDMVALADKTGLLLQKADLLKSLKEREQMCSTALAGGIALLHPRTHQPYMFEDSFLVFGRTVQPVPYGAPDGMMTDLFFLVCCQEDKIHLHVLARLCVLCYQTTLLIDLREAETAEEMYNLLISAEQEIIKDM